ACCTACATCCAAACGAAGCTTCCTCCTTCTAGCAAGTGGACGCATTCGGAGAAGTATTACTGAAAGGACCCATTACATGACTCTGAAGTCTCGCCTTTTACCTCCTTCCAGAATGCATACATTGTGTTACCATATGATCTCAGTCTAGCCTCATGCGTGCATGTTTTGAATAGCTTCAGTAAAGTACCGCATTATCACCGACAAGTGTGCCACACTGTGCACTTTAACCTTACAGTCGATAACCTTTTATTCGGCGCACCTCTAGAGGAAACAACCTGTGTACAAATATAAACAGAGGACATAAGAGCAGCACGACACATTGATATTATATTCATGTCTTACACCATGTCTTGGGCAGCTTTATTTGTATGCCTTTTGAAGCCTTGGAGTCTTTCTGGAATTATTATGCCAAATCCGACCATTAGTACAAATACGCCCAGCCTGCAAAATGACATCACACTCCTGACGCAGACGGTGACAAGTCTTCAGTCGACCACTGGACAGCTGAAGACAGATCTGCTGGCAGCGAAAAGCGACCTCGTGAAAAATCAACAGACCATTCAGTCAATGCAACAACAGTCAGCTGCTGAAATTGCTTCCCTCAAAGCTGAAATCCAGGCAATGAAGGCTGAACTGCAGCAATCATCGGATGAACTGAACCAGGCGAAGTCAGAACTggatatcatgacacaaaatgtaTCAATAACCCAGGATGTGCAGTCAGTCAAGGAACAGGTATTCAATTTGTCCAAAAACCTTGGTGAGTTATCTTTACATATTAGTCATATAAGTAAGTTTCATGCTCAATTGATTTGAGCCACACGGGCACATGTGGCATTTCTCGCCATTACCTTGTTAGTATACCACATTTATTCAACTACATTATTCAGAATCGAAAACCAGAGATGTGGCTTTTGAGGCAAGCCTGCTTGAGGGTGAGCAGACAACCTACACACCCCTGCCATTCAGCAAAATCCTCTACAACTCTGGGGATGGATACAATCTGACCTCCGGAACATTCACAGCACCCGTCTCGGGCACATACATGTTCTGGGCACAGATAGAAAATATTGAGCCAAACACCTACATGAATATCTGGATCATGAAGACTGGGAGAGATGATATCCTGTCCTCTGGATGGGTAGCAACTGACACGACTATTAGCGATGCTGTTGCTAATGCGCAGACTGTCCAACACTTAAATACAGGCGAGGAGGTCTGGGTGGAGATAACCGTGGAACACACACTAAAGGATAGTGATGCATCATACTTTGGTGGAGTTCTGTTGTCAGTTCACTGACGGTCCACAACGAAGAATCACGTGTTCAAAGACTACATGTGTAATGGTAACGTGAACTGGCGTCAGTGTGTCgccaaaaggattttgtgaTTGAACTGGTACCAAGTAAAGGAAGCTAGCACTGAACTAGACAAATACAGCAAGTTATTGAGTGATTGATAATGAGAACTCAACTGCCTATGACACGAAAACTGAACTGTGGTGATTAATGACCACAATATCTTTCACTGCATAATCCAACAATTATAAATCGTTTGATTTACAACTGCTGATATTAGGGATATCGAGCAGGAAGGGGAAATAAAATGCGGGGAAATATTCCATGAAGTTGGTAATGttatatgtaaatgaatgaaattaCTTTGCCATAGGATTGTTACAATGTTTGCATCATTCCTGCTAATAAAAACTTGAATTATTGTTTATTCACATTACTATGATAGAACATGTGGCATTTAACATCTGTAAGCGCAACTGGTCATCTGTAAGGTGGATATTAGGCACTTAAcaatgttttataatgtattattACCATTTCATGCAGGGGTAACTTCGTTTCAGGGATGTTCACAGAACAAATCTCTGGAATATTCTGGACATAGATAGATATGGACAAGAAGACATCAATATCCCGGTCACGGCAAACTAATCTTCATGAATGTGTCTACTAATTATACATgtcagtgttttggtgtggaaGGAGACTATtgtaaggttttacagttctgctctggaaaagaacacTTGCACCAAATTCAGTTGGGATCGAACATGTTGCCGCGGAAATGCTCATAACAGCGTGTTTAATTCTTCTTACGAGGATGCGTATGATAAAAAGATAAGCGTCACCTGTTGCCATAGCAATGCCCATAACATCGTGTTTAATCCTTCCTACGAGGATCTTTATGATAAAAAGACAGACGTCACTTATTCCGCCCCTTGGGAAAAGAATGAAgtcattcatttctgctgctggcattgacctTGAAAATACATCTCCTTCCCGTAttctttcttctcttccttGGCACCTGGTTAGACCACACGTTCTCACAATGACAaagtttaaaaatcagaaactaatgaattaaacCAGTTTAGTCCAggaaaaagtaaatataaacctTATTTGCAGGTGGATCGAAGGATGGTAGCGCAGTGGCTTGTATCAATGAAACTGGATCAAGAACAATATGTTCCATACCCGATAACAGCTCTATAATTTCGGCAGAAGCAAACGTAATATGAACAGCCCTACAATATATTAAAAACACGCTAAATAAAATTAACATATAATCTTTtcggactctctttcgtgccttcggGCGACTGAAAATCTTTCTtgaaaacatccactttcaTAAGAAATTAATGAACTGTAGAACGATCTTGCTACCGGCCAATACGAcacgtcttttgttggttacccagccacgttggtgtTTGTGGGAACGCCATGGTCGACCTTGTTGCTAAGGCAAACAcctaacaaatctgtgacaccaattttatcccatactctgattacaaagctaacCTACATGCACGACcttatgcaaaagaagtggggcCCCCGATttggtatcaataaactacatgaaataagtCAACTACCGGTTACACCTGCTTGGATTGTCAGTCCAAGGAGAGGTTTTCATGTGACGATGACGTATTGATCATACGGgatatactcacaaatacttGCTAATaggtgaagtgagtgagtgagtttggttttacgccgcttttagcaatattccagcgatatcacggtgggagacaccagaaaatgggcctcacacattgtacccatgtggggaatcgaacccgggtcttcggcgtgacgagcgaacgccttaaccactaggctacccaaccgccccgcTAATAAGTGAAGAtcctctgtatcccttgtgttgCGAGAGTTACCGTCAAGCATATCCAGCTTGACTGTGTTTATTTCTCCACCAttagggataaatatttcaatgtgaactCACTTAAGGATCTTTTCACCACTGTTAAGTTtcgtttaattatttttatttaactgattttaaaagaaattgatttccttgatGAATTCTGGTTAATATCttatgtaaatagatacattttAGCGACTGGtagttaagaaatacagttcgttctaccaccatgtacagtgtaataaagcacactttcgccctgaactattatagttaaagcacgaggacgctcGCGTCATGAGAGAGGGCCCatgatttcctcaggttcaggggTCCGTGTAGTACTTTTCAAATTACATGGgcttatttgttacaatcaaaattatataataatgaTAACTAGATATTTCTATAGCGCTAGTGCGCAGTTTACAAACTCCTCAGAAACTTTGTTGCAAGCCTGCACAAAAACTGGAAAAGGTTCACAATTTGTTTCGGTGAAAAAGTGCGTTTTCAACTTTGACTGAAAAGTAGTCAGTTCTGTGGTGGATTTGATCTCCCGTGGAAGGCTGTTCATGAAAACAAGGACTGCTCTATAGAAACTGTGGTCGCCAAAGCGTGTTTTGCTGGGTCCTTGAACTCGAAAAGGACGTTGTCCTCCtgaatatattcagagactaagcgttagtatAAATAATCACATGCGCATGACATATCCGCCATTGCACACTTCGCTCTGACACTTTCTATGAATAATAAAGTACCGTATCTTGTCTACACAGACGGTTAAGTCCATGCACATTTACAAATTCTCTCAATGTAACATTTAGATAGCATCGCGGCGTTCTATTTCAATgcaatgttttaaatatttaaatgtatCTAGATCGTGACGTGATTggttagttggttgtttaacacacAATCAGCAACATATCAGCTTTAtgtcggcagtctgtaaataatctagtctgcaCCGACAATTCAGCGATCAGCACGCATTTCGGATAcgacgatgtgtcaaccaagtcaaccaatCTTACCACCCGACAGTCGCCTTTtgcaacaagcattggttgctcaaGACCAATTCTCACCCGGATCTTCTCGGACTGAAATGTTTATAGAATACCTCGAACACATAATGACTTGTCTGTGGAAGGGTAGCCTGTATCTTTCGACTGTACGTGTCTTAAAAGGGTTCTGAATATTTTGATGTAGACCAAAGGAGCAGAAATTACTTTAAGCAAATGATGTAAATATAATCAAGCTGATTAGTTCGTGTCGAAAGGTTAAGACATTTttggatccgtgaaggtcccggggtagaatagaccttcagcaacccatacttgctataaaaggcgactaaaggCGActagtggtcaggcttggttgacacatgtcatcggttcccacttgcgcagatcgatgctcatatagtttatcactggattgtctggtgcaaactcgattatgtacagactgccgccatatagctggaatattgctgagtgcgacgtaaaactaaactcactcactcactcagcccaCTCcatggatatgtttgtttcagggtctgacAAACTATTACGACTGAAACACACAGGCtctcgtgtcattgcgaggagtaaagatttttttttttaaatatgaaaaagttgggatgacccccgacttgaaacgcttcacagtacaatatctGGGCATGATGTACTGAGAAGAATTCAGGTCGGGGGACATCTCAAAATTTGATAAGTAAAAAATAATCCCCTGGCAAAGACATGAGCGCCTGTGCTAATACAGTGTTTAAGAAACAGCGTCAGTACTTACACACCAGAGTGTTCTATGTTCACTTTTGGCGAAAACTATTGAGTGAGGAAGCTAGCATCTCCATGCTAAAAGAATATTTCAGCCTAGAAAGTGCTTTTACATTATTTTCTATCTATCAAATATTTATTAGTTCCATTGTATCGAACTCGGGTCACTTCCTTCAGTTTTTGCCAGATTACACCTTCAATTGTTACCATACAAGATTTCACCTTCAATTGTTACCAGATTACACCTATATTCATAAGGACTTATTGTAGTTCCATTTACCATGATGTTTTCCAAAGTAGTACCGAGTACTTTACTTTACAAATAATAAAGGTTGGAACGTGATGTGTCAGGTTTCTAAATAGATATATTGCGTGATGATTTTAGTTACCCATAGTGATGTTTATATGTACTTTACAGAAGAGCGAGTCGCAGAAATGTTAATCAGCAGTAATATTATCCTGAACAGTCCTCATAAACAACttttacccatgaagatccaggttagaagagatcttcagtaacccatgctagcttgtcgtgagaggcgactattttataacgggatcgggtggtcagactcgctgatttggttgacacatgtcattggttcccagttgcggagTACGATGTTCATGCTGACGATAACGGGATTTtctggtgcagacttgattacttacagacccgattacttacagacccccaccatatagctggcatgttggtgagtgtggcgtaaaacttaactcactcactcactcgttaaaCAGCTCTATAACTGTATGCAGATCGCTCTCTTTATTCTttcggggtggtggggtagtccagtgttTATGTGTTCTGTcctcagtaatatcacggcgggggacaccagaaatggcttcacacattgtaccaatgtagggaatcgaacccgggtcttcgtagtgacgagcggacgctttaaccaccagggtACCCCACCGCCTAACGGCTTGAGAAATAACCTGAGATTAGTAACGCGGTTATCGACCttttcttgccataaaagttcAACACACGAATGCCGGAGATATTATTTCACAAAGCACCCATGTCACGCGCACCGATCTATTTACGTATCAGACAGCAAAGCTGAAACAGAAATATGATCAGCCTGCAATGAAAAATCTACTTTAACCCACTGTACAGTAATTAAATCGCGTAAGAATTTGGATGCAAAAAAAGTTCAACTATTGCATACAATCTTTCTACTGTGTGGCATGAGGATTTAGCCCAGCGATAGGGACCAAGCACTAGGGCGTTATAGTCGTTCTGTTCATGATGCCAAACGCGAGAAAATGCCCAGGACAAGGGAAAGACAGCTAGTAGGACCCGTATGTAGTCCACGGTAGGTCAAAGGTGTCACCACGGTTGTCCGTTGTGAACAAATTGGGTCAAGGTCGGTTTAACAAGATCGGCCTCAGTTTCTGTCGGTAGTACACGCGGTTCAGATATAATCCAAcaatgtgaacaaaacatcaacgTAACGTCTCAAATAATAaaagatataataaaaatataatataataaaaaaatattagaGTTATTTATGCTATGTAGTTTTAGTCAGGTTTCGATTTGTTTTTGCATCCATTCAAAGACTGGTAATTACACCGTGACTGGTTTGCTAAAATTGTATTCTCT
This genomic stretch from Haliotis asinina isolate JCU_RB_2024 chromosome 4, JCU_Hal_asi_v2, whole genome shotgun sequence harbors:
- the LOC137282518 gene encoding uncharacterized protein, producing the protein MSWAALFVCLLKPWSLSGIIMPNPTISTNTPSLQNDITLLTQTVTSLQSTTGQLKTDLLAAKSDLSVKEQVFNLSKNLESKTRDVAFEASLLEGEQTTYTPLPFSKILYNSGDGYNLTSGTFTAPVSGTYMFWAQIENIEPNTYMNIWIMKTGRDDILSSGWVATDTTISDAVANAQTVQHLNTGEEVWVEITVEHTLKDSDASYFGGVLLSVH